One part of the Halodesulfovibrio sp. MK-HDV genome encodes these proteins:
- a CDS encoding alpha-hydroxy-acid oxidizing protein: MQDVRKEARELMKGYCRVCKECDGRACAGEVPGMGGLGTAASFKGNVEALADYKLRMRTIHDCSEADPSTSVLGYDLSIPVFAAPIGGVSFNMGGKVSEEDYIMSKLKACDANGIVGCTGDGVPPFISEAGFDAIKAVSGNGIPFIKPWEGEEFFEKIEKAAATGCTTFGIDIDAIGLITLAKMGRPVAPRGVERLKALIERIPGKVLLKGIMTPEDAQAAVEAGAAGIVVSNHGGRVLDHTPGTAHVIAEIAEAVNGEIAVLVDGGVRTGVDVLKMVALGADAVMIGRPFSIATMGGLEDGASKYIQQLTGQIKSAMVLTGCETIDDVNLNIITDVLGQ, from the coding sequence ATGCAAGATGTTCGTAAAGAAGCCCGTGAGCTCATGAAAGGCTACTGCCGAGTCTGTAAAGAATGTGATGGACGCGCCTGTGCAGGCGAAGTTCCGGGAATGGGCGGTCTCGGTACTGCTGCATCATTTAAAGGTAACGTAGAGGCTCTCGCAGACTACAAACTGCGTATGCGTACTATTCACGACTGCTCCGAGGCTGACCCTAGTACTTCTGTTCTTGGGTATGACCTTTCCATTCCTGTATTTGCAGCACCGATTGGCGGCGTATCTTTCAATATGGGCGGAAAAGTCTCTGAAGAAGACTACATTATGTCCAAGCTTAAAGCGTGTGACGCAAACGGTATTGTCGGCTGTACTGGCGACGGCGTACCACCATTTATTTCCGAAGCTGGTTTTGACGCCATCAAGGCTGTAAGCGGTAACGGCATTCCGTTTATTAAACCGTGGGAAGGCGAAGAATTTTTCGAAAAAATCGAAAAAGCAGCTGCAACTGGCTGTACAACCTTCGGCATCGATATTGATGCTATTGGCCTGATTACCCTTGCAAAGATGGGACGCCCTGTTGCTCCGCGCGGTGTTGAGCGTTTGAAAGCTCTTATTGAACGCATTCCGGGTAAGGTTCTTCTGAAAGGTATTATGACTCCTGAAGATGCTCAGGCAGCAGTAGAAGCTGGCGCAGCAGGTATTGTTGTGTCCAACCATGGCGGCCGTGTTTTAGATCATACACCGGGTACAGCGCATGTTATTGCTGAAATTGCAGAAGCCGTTAACGGTGAAATTGCAGTGTTGGTTGATGGCGGCGTTCGCACCGGTGTTGATGTTCTTAAAATGGTAGCTCTTGGCGCAGATGCTGTGATGATCGGACGTCCATTCTCCATCGCAACCATGGGCGGTCTTGAAGATGGTGCTTCCAAGTACATCCAGCAGCTTACAGGACAGATTAAATCAGCAATGGTTCTTACCGGCTGTGAAACTATTGATGATGTGAATCTCAACATCATTACTGACGTTCTCGGACAGTAA